Sequence from the Sesamum indicum cultivar Zhongzhi No. 13 unplaced genomic scaffold, S_indicum_v1.0 scaffold00285, whole genome shotgun sequence genome:
CCTTTATATTTTAGCTCTCATTCCTCAACTCTGCCTAATCAGCGGCGTTCGTCTGTACCCTGAGGTAGTCACTGAAATGAATTCTTTATAACTAGTTGATTTTGAGATGGAGTTGAGTGACAGATTTGCGATTGTTGACAGGTTTCAAGTCCCTTTTTCGTTGggttttcatttgttttcctCTCCGCCCAGCTCAAACACGTGCAAGAGGTCTTCTCGACTAGGCACCCAATGAGAACGTGGTCGAACGAGCAGAGAATGTGGATGATGAAGTCATTGACATCCTACTTATATGCTGCACTAGAAGCTGTAACGGAGAAACTTGGGCTGACTAAAGCTAGGTTTTTGCCAACGAATAAGGTGGTTGATGACGAACAAGAGAAGCGTTACCAAATGGGAGTGTATGATTTTCAAGCACCAGCTCTCTTCATGCTTCCGTTGTGCAGTCTTTATATATTGAATGTTGCTTCAATTATGATTGGATTTGGAAGGATTATGCAGACTCAGAAGTGGAACCAAATGCTTATACAAGCTTTTATCCCGTTATTCGCCacggttttgcattttcctttACTTGAAGGAATGGTGGTGAGGAAGGATAAGGGCCGAGTTTCACCTTCTATTTCTCTTCTCTCTGCTGTAATTTCCATAATTTTCGTGTCCTTTGCATCGCTTTTCAATTACTATTAAATGGAATGATAGGTATTGGTTATGTATGTGTGAGTCGTCGGTGGCTTCTTTTATAGTTGGCTAGCAGACAATTGCTGCTGGGTCTGTATTGCGTCTTTGGTTTGTTTTAGATATTAATGATGTTTACCgcttttcattaaataaaaagaaatgatatGTGTTGTCACCATTTGGTGTTTCAATTAAAGCTTCTCAAACTTTTATTCTTCCTTAATCTTATTTACATCTATTTTCTATGAcgcaatatatatatctatatattctttttatcgtatgagaagataaaaaaatgttcTTTCTGCTTTTTTGGACGACTGTTATAGCAACTTTGGAATGGAAAATAATTGCTGACGCCACGTTTTTGCCgaaaaaattttgtatgtttgaAACAGTAAAATAGTTACAAAGTACATTTCTAATCAGTCGTTTTCGTAAAGTTGTTACAAAAATTTGACTGTTGCAATTTGAAACGActtttgaaattgttattaaaatttggaacgatttcTCTTTTTGTGAAAGCTCACTGTTCCAAAAATCTGGTCCAACGGCCGTTCCGAATATTTAATTCACAATAGCCATTACAAACaccattacaaaatttttatagttacaaattttctatgatttttgaaatggCCATGTTGGCGCTGTAATGGCcattgaaaaaaagaagaatttttatttcagaaattgaatataaagcCGGTGCACAATGTACTACATTTGAACGATCCACAAGACATTCCAAttgtctaaaaaaataattaatatttggaacaggcaaaaattttaaaattatgttaaaatgaCGGTTCcaaaatttactatatttgGCAGATCTATTTTGATGCTGGCTCAAAATGTGGAGGGAAATTGAAATGTTGGAACGATCTTATATAAAGCCGTTCCAGAAACCGttccaatatatttatttgacggaaattaaaaaaaaattgggggaaatcaaattttcaattggcCATTCCAAGGTTAGCACCAAAAGCCGTCGTTCCAATTTGTTAAGATCAAAAGCCGTGAAAAAAGTCGTTACAATATgtg
This genomic interval carries:
- the LOC110011445 gene encoding cellulose synthase-like protein E6 — translated: MSISQSMCYADLAYSQIYFLSLYILALIPQLCLISGVRLYPEVSSPFFVGFSFVFLSAQLKHVQEVFSTRHPMRTWSNEQRMWMMKSLTSYLYAALEAVTEKLGLTKARFLPTNKVVDDEQEKRYQMGVYDFQAPALFMLPLCSLYILNVASIMIGFGRIMQTQKWNQMLIQAFIPLFATVLHFPLLEGMVVRKDKGRVSPSISLLSAVISIIFVSFASLFNYY